In one window of Leptolyngbya sp. 'hensonii' DNA:
- a CDS encoding response regulator transcription factor, with translation MKHSPLELVGEPFSALPMNILIIEDEVEIAELIRLYLEKEGFTCHHGRDGLSALQKVQELQPDLIILDLMIPGLDGLEVCARIRQQPSSKDPYILMLTAKGEEIDRIIGLSTGADDYMVKPFSPKELVARVRALLRRTLRGGGQSQTQRTQHFLVDLDQHLANRISPAGQLEPLDLTTLEFQLLSTFMSYPGRVWNRTQLIDKLWGSDFFGDERVVDTHIARLRKKIEPDPASPTFIKTVIGVGYKFEDLLV, from the coding sequence ATGAAACATTCGCCTCTAGAATTGGTAGGAGAACCGTTTTCTGCACTACCGATGAACATTCTGATCATCGAGGATGAGGTTGAAATTGCTGAACTCATCCGGTTGTATCTAGAGAAAGAAGGATTTACCTGCCATCACGGGCGAGATGGTTTATCTGCATTGCAAAAGGTGCAGGAATTGCAGCCTGATCTCATTATCCTGGACCTGATGATTCCTGGTCTAGACGGTCTGGAAGTCTGCGCCCGCATTCGCCAACAACCCAGTTCCAAAGACCCCTATATCCTGATGCTTACAGCTAAAGGGGAGGAGATCGATCGCATCATTGGTCTGTCTACAGGGGCAGATGACTACATGGTCAAGCCCTTCAGCCCCAAGGAGTTGGTGGCACGGGTACGCGCCTTGTTGCGGCGCACCTTGCGAGGTGGTGGCCAGAGCCAGACCCAACGGACGCAGCATTTCCTGGTGGATCTGGATCAACATCTTGCGAACCGGATCTCGCCCGCTGGCCAACTGGAGCCCCTGGACCTGACAACTCTGGAGTTTCAGCTCCTGTCTACATTCATGAGTTATCCTGGCCGAGTGTGGAATCGCACCCAATTGATTGACAAGCTCTGGGGCAGTGACTTTTTTGGGGATGAGCGGGTAGTGGATACCCATATTGCCCGATTACGGAAGAAGATTGAACCGGATCCGGCCAGTCCAACCTTTATTAAGACTGTGATTGGGGTGGGTTATAAATTTGAAGACCTATTAGTGTAG